One window from the genome of Bacilli bacterium encodes:
- a CDS encoding DNA starvation/stationary phase protection protein, translating to MNKYEEKINKFVASLEVFYLKLHALHWNVTGKNFKAIHEYVESLYNDATETLDSAAEQLKIQGLYPVASYAESAKLSIISEWTEKRDLTQKEVVESLISDYKALSDLAKEIRDEAVAADDFFYSNFYEDVIAGYAKVLWFLRAMDR from the coding sequence ATGAACAAATACGAAGAAAAAATTAACAAGTTTGTTGCCAGTCTCGAGGTTTTTTATCTCAAGTTGCATGCCTTACATTGGAATGTTACGGGAAAAAATTTCAAAGCCATTCACGAATATGTTGAGAGTTTATATAACGATGCGACGGAAACTTTGGATAGTGCAGCCGAACAATTAAAAATTCAAGGACTGTATCCAGTTGCCAGTTACGCTGAATCCGCGAAATTAAGCATTATCAGTGAGTGGACTGAAAAACGTGATCTCACGCAAAAAGAAGTTGTCGAGAGTTTGATTAGTGATTATAAGGCATTGTCGGATTTGGCTAAGGAAATTCGGGATGAAGCGGTGGCCGCGGATGATTTCTTCTATAGTAATTTCTATGAAGATGTTATTGCCGGCTATGCCAAAGTTCTATGGTTCTTAAGAGCTATGGACCGCTAA
- the cysK gene encoding cysteine synthase A translates to MKSESMLELIGNTPMVAYRHNDQLLWLKLEMFNPTGSVKVRPAFFMLKQAKEKGLLHHQSQIVEATSGNMGIALAFVAAQFGYKFTAVMPETMSEERRALIRAYGANIVLTAGSEGMKGAIQEAERMGSEDADIFIPHQFDNGANANSHYQTTGPEIYRDSEGKVEAFIAGIGSGGTITGVGRYLKEKNSNIKIIGLEPENSPVLTANHAGKHRIQGIGAGFVPSILDRSIIDEVLTVKDEEAIDAARLLAKEQGIFVGISSGAAFSGALRYLAAHPEIKEAVTILPDTGERYLSLAIF, encoded by the coding sequence ATGAAAAGTGAATCAATGTTAGAACTTATCGGCAATACGCCGATGGTGGCATATCGTCATAATGACCAATTATTATGGCTTAAGTTAGAAATGTTTAATCCCACGGGGTCGGTTAAAGTGCGTCCAGCTTTCTTTATGCTTAAACAAGCAAAAGAAAAAGGTCTTCTTCATCATCAGTCCCAGATCGTGGAGGCAACCAGTGGCAATATGGGTATTGCCTTAGCTTTTGTGGCGGCTCAATTTGGTTATAAATTTACGGCGGTCATGCCGGAGACGATGAGCGAAGAAAGACGAGCATTAATTAGAGCGTACGGCGCAAATATTGTTCTTACGGCAGGAAGTGAAGGAATGAAAGGGGCGATTCAAGAGGCGGAACGGATGGGAAGCGAAGATGCCGATATCTTTATTCCCCATCAATTTGATAACGGAGCGAATGCTAACTCCCATTATCAGACCACTGGACCCGAGATTTATCGCGATAGCGAAGGTAAAGTTGAAGCTTTTATTGCCGGAATCGGTAGTGGCGGAACCATCACCGGCGTCGGGCGTTATCTGAAAGAAAAGAATTCTAATATCAAAATTATTGGTTTGGAACCGGAAAATTCACCGGTTCTAACGGCCAATCATGCCGGTAAGCACCGAATTCAAGGTATCGGAGCTGGATTTGTGCCTTCAATTCTCGATCGCTCAATTATCGATGAAGTATTGACAGTAAAGGATGAAGAAGCCATTGATGCAGCCCGGTTACTGGCTAAGGAGCAGGGTATTTTTGTGGGCATTTCGAGCGGAGCCGCTTTTAGCGGGGCTCTGCGTTATCTGGCCGCCCACCCCGAGATTAAAGAGGCGGTTACCATTCTTCCGGATACGGGTGAGCGTTATCTCTCTTTGGCCATTTTTTAA
- a CDS encoding ferritin: MMNKKIADLINEQINKELYSAYLYLAMANYYEEQGLKGFANYFAVQAKEEQDHAMYFRDYLTLRNAPVVLKGIAEPKAVYANLREPLVVTVTHEQEVTASIESILEAAQKEKDYATLEFIQWYIREQAEEESNAENYLAEFDFIADDKAAVFSMDRQLAGREYHKSTPTLG; this comes from the coding sequence ATGATGAACAAAAAAATTGCCGATTTAATTAACGAGCAAATAAACAAAGAACTTTATAGCGCCTATCTTTATCTAGCGATGGCCAACTACTACGAGGAACAGGGTTTGAAAGGCTTCGCAAATTACTTTGCTGTTCAAGCCAAAGAAGAGCAAGATCATGCGATGTATTTTCGGGACTATTTAACACTTAGAAATGCGCCTGTTGTTTTGAAGGGTATTGCCGAGCCCAAGGCTGTCTATGCTAATCTTCGGGAACCATTAGTGGTGACGGTGACGCATGAACAGGAAGTTACCGCCAGTATTGAAAGCATTCTTGAGGCCGCACAAAAGGAAAAGGATTACGCCACCCTTGAATTTATCCAATGGTACATTCGTGAGCAAGCCGAAGAGGAGAGCAATGCCGAGAATTATTTGGCGGAGTTTGACTTCATCGCCGATGACAAAGCGGCCGTTTTCTCTATGGACCGCCAGTTGGCGGGTCGTGAATACCATAAGTCCACTCCGACACTTGGTTAA
- a CDS encoding GNAT family N-acetyltransferase produces MSKKIDTGYVPKEIHFTEIKNISDDVDRCTIVYNVIECLPGWFILPLEANQYSQMAKDSIVYAAYLESTPVGFLELKLKRPHVAEVLAMGVICGYQHLGMGRQLMEHAFSYCEQNDIDVLEVKTADYSDPDVKYIATRKFYERMGFVALDTIDRYWADGTPVLIMVRKFDSKEKLNNQTLLA; encoded by the coding sequence GTGTCTAAAAAAATAGACACGGGATATGTCCCAAAGGAGATCCATTTTACGGAAATCAAGAATATTAGTGATGACGTTGACCGATGTACGATCGTTTATAACGTTATCGAATGTCTACCCGGTTGGTTTATTTTGCCACTTGAGGCCAATCAGTACAGTCAAATGGCTAAGGATTCAATTGTCTATGCCGCCTATTTAGAATCAACTCCGGTCGGCTTCTTAGAGTTGAAACTAAAGCGCCCGCATGTGGCCGAAGTATTAGCTATGGGAGTCATCTGTGGCTATCAGCACTTAGGTATGGGCCGTCAATTGATGGAGCACGCATTTAGTTATTGCGAGCAGAATGATATTGATGTTTTGGAGGTCAAGACGGCCGACTATTCGGATCCGGATGTTAAATATATTGCGACCAGAAAATTTTATGAACGAATGGGATTTGTGGCTTTGGATACCATCGACCGTTATTGGGCGGATGGGACTCCGGTACTGATTATGGTTCGCAAATTTGACAGCAAAGAAAAATTAAATAATCAAACGCTATTAGCTTAG
- a CDS encoding serine O-acetyltransferase has product MENIKIQHDQFYCLPKQEQVKKLVSLLKEYFFPGFFAPLSNPSPTDEIISLLTHVITCASHVKGEEIDASSIARLFVEAFPRLNELLKEDIKATFDGDPAAADEKEIILSYPGFFATFVYRMAHELYRLQVPYLPRMLAEYAHGNTGIDINPGATIGSSFMIDHGTGIVIGETAIIGNHVRLYQGVTLGALSLGRGQALKGTKRHPTIGDYVVIYANASILGGDTIIGEHCTIGANVYLTSSVPSYHRVHLTRMEQEIEPKRKL; this is encoded by the coding sequence ATGGAAAATATAAAAATTCAACACGATCAATTTTATTGCTTGCCTAAGCAAGAACAGGTCAAGAAACTGGTTTCTTTATTAAAGGAATATTTTTTTCCGGGTTTTTTTGCTCCGCTTTCAAATCCCAGTCCGACCGATGAGATAATATCTTTGCTCACGCATGTCATCACCTGTGCTTCCCACGTCAAGGGAGAAGAGATTGATGCCTCGAGCATCGCCCGACTTTTTGTCGAAGCGTTTCCGCGATTGAATGAACTTTTAAAAGAGGATATTAAAGCCACTTTTGATGGTGATCCCGCCGCTGCCGACGAAAAGGAAATAATTCTTTCTTATCCGGGCTTCTTCGCCACGTTTGTGTATCGGATGGCGCATGAGTTATATCGTCTGCAGGTACCTTATCTTCCCCGTATGCTAGCAGAATACGCCCATGGAAATACGGGAATCGACATCAATCCCGGAGCGACGATAGGCAGTTCATTTATGATTGATCATGGAACAGGAATAGTCATCGGAGAAACGGCGATTATCGGCAATCATGTTCGTTTATATCAAGGGGTTACATTGGGGGCGCTATCGCTTGGAAGAGGTCAGGCCTTAAAGGGTACCAAAAGACACCCGACCATCGGTGATTATGTTGTTATTTATGCCAATGCTTCAATCTTAGGTGGGGATACAATCATCGGTGAGCATTGCACCATCGGCGCAAATGTATATTTGACTAGTTCAGTGCCTAGTTACCATCGCGTTCATCTAACAAGAATGGAACAGGAAATTGAACCGAAACGGAAATTATAA
- a CDS encoding NUDIX hydrolase, whose protein sequence is MEIINYLNDDQWPLIKTTHTREIVRAVVLDENDNVALTKLYGDDMFGHRDYYELPGGGVKENESKLFALQREMEEELGYRIALIAEVGEVIDFYNLIGRENHNYFYLARRKEFVGQRLEPNEKKLIQSIVYVPLSEAIKLYEAMSDEGVSVLVKKRELPVLLKAREIIEEKNRLERSIRD, encoded by the coding sequence ATGGAAATTATAAACTATTTAAATGACGATCAGTGGCCGTTAATTAAAACCACGCATACACGTGAGATCGTTCGGGCGGTCGTCCTCGATGAGAATGATAACGTCGCGCTTACTAAACTATATGGCGATGATATGTTTGGCCATCGTGACTATTATGAGTTACCTGGAGGTGGGGTAAAGGAAAATGAAAGTAAACTCTTTGCTCTCCAACGGGAAATGGAAGAAGAACTAGGATATCGAATCGCCCTTATCGCAGAAGTGGGGGAAGTAATCGATTTTTATAATCTCATCGGTCGAGAAAATCATAATTACTTTTATCTTGCTCGCCGCAAAGAATTTGTGGGGCAGCGTCTTGAGCCCAATGAAAAAAAGCTTATTCAAAGTATTGTCTATGTTCCGCTTAGCGAAGCTATTAAATTATATGAGGCTATGAGTGATGAAGGAGTGAGTGTTTTAGTTAAAAAAAGAGAACTTCCTGTCCTTTTAAAAGCTCGAGAAATAATCGAGGAAAAGAATCGGCTGGAGCGTTCCATTCGCGATTGA